From Cellulophaga lytica DSM 7489, a single genomic window includes:
- a CDS encoding putative quinol monooxygenase has product MIVRIVKLTFKTENIVSFENIFNQSKHLIRNFDGCNFLELYQDKNNPAIFFTYSYWDSENALEAYRHSDLFIGVWAKTKILFADKPEAWTVNKNETLN; this is encoded by the coding sequence ATGATAGTACGCATTGTAAAATTGACGTTTAAAACTGAAAATATTGTTAGCTTTGAAAATATATTTAACCAGTCTAAACATTTAATTAGAAATTTTGATGGATGTAACTTTTTAGAGCTATACCAAGACAAAAATAACCCTGCTATATTTTTTACATATAGTTATTGGGATAGTGAAAATGCTTTAGAGGCTTACAGACACTCAGATTTATTTATTGGTGTTTGGGCAAAAACTAAAATACTATTTGCAGATAAACCAGAAGCTTGGACTGTAAATAAAAATGAAACTTTAAATTAA
- the gldF gene encoding gliding motility-associated ABC transporter permease subunit GldF — protein sequence MYAIYKREIQSFFTSPIGYMVIGLFLIFCGLFLWVFKGEYNVFDYGFADLSNFFFLVPWVFLFLIPAITMKSFSEERKTGTLELLFIKPISLWQTVIGKFLGTLTLVIIAIIPTFLYVYSLSQLGQTIGNIDMGVVFGSYFGLLFLMASYTAIGIFASTLSQNQIVAFLLALILCFACFYGFQGISTLFTDGSTSVAIASLGMKAHFESIARGVIDTRDLIYFISLTVFFLFLTVVQLKNLNQ from the coding sequence ATGTACGCCATTTACAAACGAGAAATACAGTCGTTTTTTACGTCGCCAATTGGCTATATGGTCATTGGCTTATTTTTAATATTTTGCGGCCTGTTTTTATGGGTTTTTAAAGGAGAATACAATGTTTTTGATTATGGTTTTGCAGACCTAAGCAACTTCTTTTTTCTTGTTCCTTGGGTATTTTTATTTTTAATACCTGCCATTACAATGAAAAGTTTTTCTGAGGAACGTAAAACAGGAACTTTAGAGCTGTTATTTATTAAACCAATATCTTTATGGCAAACAGTTATTGGTAAATTTTTAGGAACTCTTACCTTAGTAATTATAGCCATTATACCTACATTTTTATATGTATACTCTTTATCTCAGCTAGGGCAAACAATTGGTAATATAGATATGGGAGTTGTGTTTGGTTCTTATTTTGGACTTTTATTTTTAATGGCTAGTTACACAGCTATTGGAATTTTTGCTTCTACCCTTTCTCAAAATCAAATAGTTGCATTTTTACTGGCTTTAATTCTTTGTTTTGCCTGCTTTTACGGTTTTCAAGGTATTAGCACATTGTTTACAGACGGTAGCACATCTGTTGCTATAGCCTCATTAGGAATGAAAGCACATTTTGAGAGTATTGCACGCGGTGTTATAGACACTAGAGATTTAATTTATTTTATTAGCCTTACAGTGTTTTTTTTGTTTTTAACTGTTGTTCAACTTAAAAACTTAAATCAATAA
- a CDS encoding PhoH family protein, giving the protein MNEIIIELTEISPREFFGHQNAHIDLLKKYFPKLKIVARGSKIKAYGDDEHLEEFDKRLDMLMTHFAKYNKIDENVIERVFTSNSQEDYATKQSSGDVLVHGVSGRLIKAQTANQRKLVEAATNNDMVFAIGPAGTGKTYTGVALAVKALKEKQVRRIILTRPAVEAGENLGFLPGDLKEKLDPYMQPLYDALRDMIPAEKLAHYIENGTIQIAPMAFMRGRTLDNAFVILDEAQNTTHAQMKMFLTRMGKNAKFLLTGDPGQIDLPRRVISGLKEALLVLGNVDGIKIIYLDDKDVVRHKLVKKVIEAYKNIEHQN; this is encoded by the coding sequence TTGAACGAAATCATAATTGAACTCACAGAAATAAGTCCCAGAGAATTTTTTGGGCATCAAAATGCGCATATAGATTTATTGAAAAAATACTTTCCAAAACTAAAAATTGTTGCCCGTGGCAGCAAGATAAAAGCTTACGGAGATGATGAGCATTTAGAAGAATTTGATAAGCGTTTAGATATGCTTATGACCCATTTTGCTAAGTACAATAAAATAGACGAAAATGTAATTGAAAGGGTTTTTACTAGCAATAGCCAAGAAGATTACGCCACAAAACAGAGTAGTGGAGATGTTTTAGTACACGGTGTTAGTGGTAGACTTATTAAAGCACAAACTGCTAACCAGCGTAAACTAGTAGAGGCTGCAACCAATAATGATATGGTTTTTGCTATTGGCCCTGCAGGTACAGGTAAAACATATACTGGTGTTGCTTTGGCAGTAAAAGCTTTAAAAGAAAAACAGGTAAGGCGTATTATTTTAACTAGACCAGCGGTAGAAGCAGGAGAAAATTTAGGTTTTTTACCAGGAGACTTAAAAGAAAAGCTAGACCCTTACATGCAACCGTTGTATGATGCTTTGCGTGATATGATTCCGGCAGAAAAATTAGCACATTACATAGAAAACGGAACCATACAAATTGCACCAATGGCATTTATGCGTGGTAGAACACTAGATAACGCTTTTGTTATTTTAGATGAAGCACAAAATACTACGCATGCCCAAATGAAAATGTTTTTAACACGTATGGGTAAAAATGCAAAGTTTTTATTAACAGGAGATCCTGGCCAAATAGATTTGCCACGTAGAGTAATTTCTGGTTTAAAAGAAGCTTTACTAGTTTTGGGTAATGTAGATGGTATAAAAATTATTTACCTTGATGATAAAGACGTTGTAAGGCACAAATTGGTTAAAAAAGTTATAGAAGCATACAAAAATATAGAGCATCAAAATTAA
- a CDS encoding response regulator, with translation MKNHFNVCIIDDDDIYQFTIVKTIKALGLAKKIMVFSDGEEAKDFMLDNIKNNYELPDVIFLDNNMPIMDGFQFMEEYVKFKPQLDKKITVYMVSSSVDPVDIERANNVSEINGYIIKPIKPGQLKSIIENLNA, from the coding sequence ATGAAAAACCATTTTAACGTATGTATTATTGATGATGATGATATCTATCAATTTACAATAGTGAAAACAATTAAAGCATTAGGCTTGGCAAAAAAAATTATGGTTTTTTCTGATGGAGAAGAAGCAAAAGATTTTATGCTAGATAATATTAAAAATAATTATGAACTTCCCGATGTTATTTTTTTAGATAACAATATGCCCATAATGGATGGTTTTCAATTTATGGAAGAATACGTAAAATTTAAACCTCAATTAGACAAAAAAATTACGGTTTATATGGTTTCATCTTCTGTAGACCCTGTAGATATAGAACGTGCTAATAATGTATCTGAAATTAATGGTTACATTATTAAACCTATAAAACCAGGACAGTTAAAATCTATTATAGAAAACTTAAATGCTTAA
- a CDS encoding SAM hydrolase/SAM-dependent halogenase family protein — translation MTILTLTTDFGYKDHFVGALKGAIFSEIENATIVDISHSINPFNIQECAYILKNSYKTFPKGTVHIVGVDAELTKENEHIITYVDGHYFISANNGVVCLITSEVKPEKIVSINIPDTKDGSFPTYDVFIKAACHLARGGKMEVVGKPFTNLKTFKDFVPQLIDGGKTIIGNIVYIDNYGNVVSNIQKNLFEAYKNGRDYEVRVRGKVLKTIHNKYSDIINFDAEKNRRNGPGDLLALFNSSQFLELAIYKSNLTTVGGASTLLGLDYRDTITINFL, via the coding sequence ATGACAATACTAACACTAACTACTGATTTTGGATACAAAGACCATTTTGTTGGCGCACTAAAAGGAGCAATCTTCAGCGAAATTGAAAATGCAACTATTGTTGATATATCACACAGCATAAATCCGTTTAACATACAAGAATGTGCCTATATTCTTAAAAACTCGTACAAAACGTTTCCTAAGGGTACAGTGCATATTGTAGGTGTAGATGCCGAGCTTACCAAAGAAAATGAACATATTATTACTTATGTTGATGGGCATTATTTTATAAGTGCTAACAACGGCGTTGTTTGTTTAATAACTTCTGAAGTTAAACCAGAAAAAATAGTTTCTATTAACATACCAGACACTAAAGATGGCTCTTTCCCTACTTACGATGTTTTTATAAAAGCTGCTTGCCATTTAGCTCGTGGTGGTAAAATGGAAGTTGTAGGCAAGCCATTTACCAATTTAAAGACTTTTAAAGACTTTGTTCCGCAATTAATAGATGGAGGCAAAACCATAATTGGCAATATTGTTTACATAGATAATTACGGAAACGTTGTTAGCAATATTCAAAAAAACTTATTTGAAGCTTATAAAAATGGTAGAGATTATGAGGTTAGAGTACGTGGTAAAGTATTAAAAACAATACATAATAAGTATAGTGATATTATTAACTTTGATGCAGAAAAAAACCGACGCAATGGTCCTGGAGATTTATTAGCTCTTTTTAACTCGTCTCAGTTTTTAGAACTTGCTATTTATAAAAGCAATTTAACCACTGTTGGTGGCGCATCTACCCTATTAGGATTAGATTATAGAGACACCATAACCATTAATTTTTTATAA
- a CDS encoding phosphoribosylaminoimidazolesuccinocarboxamide synthase yields MNTITDTNFKFPKQVNVYKGKVREVYRLEDDIMVMVATDRLSAFDVVMPKGIPYKGQILNQIATKMMNDTADIVPNWLLKTPDANVAIGHACEPFKVEMVIRGYMSGHAAREYKAGKRVLCGVPMPEGLKENDKFPSPIITPATKAEMGDHDEDISREDIIKRGIVSETDYKQLEDYTFALFKRGTEIAAKRGLILVDTKYEFGKTKDGKIVLIDEIHTPDSSRYFYADGYKERQEKGEPQKQLSKEFVRQWLISNNFQGLEGQTLPEMTDEYIASVSERYIELYENITGETFVKADISNIQKRIETNVLECLQTL; encoded by the coding sequence ATGAATACAATTACAGATACCAATTTTAAATTTCCTAAACAAGTAAACGTTTACAAAGGTAAGGTTAGAGAAGTATATCGTTTAGAGGATGACATTATGGTAATGGTAGCAACAGACAGACTTTCTGCATTTGATGTGGTTATGCCTAAAGGAATACCATATAAAGGGCAAATACTAAACCAGATAGCTACAAAAATGATGAATGATACAGCAGATATTGTTCCTAATTGGTTATTAAAAACACCAGATGCAAATGTAGCTATTGGTCACGCTTGTGAGCCTTTTAAGGTAGAAATGGTTATACGTGGGTATATGTCTGGACACGCAGCTAGAGAATACAAAGCAGGAAAAAGAGTGCTTTGTGGTGTGCCTATGCCAGAGGGATTAAAGGAAAATGATAAATTTCCTTCTCCAATTATAACACCTGCTACTAAAGCAGAAATGGGAGACCACGACGAGGATATTTCTAGAGAAGATATTATAAAAAGAGGTATAGTTTCTGAAACCGATTATAAGCAGTTAGAAGATTACACTTTTGCTTTATTTAAAAGAGGAACAGAAATAGCAGCAAAACGAGGTTTAATTTTAGTAGATACTAAGTATGAATTTGGTAAAACTAAAGACGGTAAAATTGTTTTGATTGATGAAATACATACTCCAGATTCTTCTCGTTATTTTTATGCAGATGGTTATAAAGAAAGACAAGAAAAAGGAGAGCCACAAAAACAATTGTCTAAAGAGTTTGTACGCCAATGGCTAATAAGCAATAATTTTCAGGGGTTAGAAGGACAAACATTGCCAGAAATGACAGATGAGTATATAGCGTCTGTGTCTGAGAGGTATATAGAGTTATATGAAAATATAACAGGAGAAACTTTTGTTAAAGCAGACATCTCAAATATTCAAAAAAGGATAGAAACTAATGTTTTAGAGTGTTTGCAAACACTATAG